The following proteins are encoded in a genomic region of Montipora foliosa isolate CH-2021 chromosome 10, ASM3666993v2, whole genome shotgun sequence:
- the LOC137972791 gene encoding G-protein-signaling modulator 1-like, whose protein sequence is MVDRKLDVLEQHMKGLSIANIEGDRAMDGLACWNLGTYYYGISDFKLAIRNYTEALSIFKDIGFRFLEGCVYGDLGIAYNGMGNFMQAIEYHKQQLSIAKEARDRAGEGRAYGSLAIDYDCTGNYRQAIEYCEKQLSVAKEVGDKTGEGKAFSTLGNACHNMGNFKQALEYHKQGLSIAKEVGDRVGEGRAYGNLGNAHDSIGNFKQALKYLQECLSIAKEVEDRAWEGEAYGNLGNDYHKVGDRAGERRAYCHLGNAFDSIGDFKQAIEYHKQDLSIAKEVGDRAGEGKAYGNLGNAYDSLGDFKQAIQYHKQRLDVAKEVGDRAGEGKAYGNLGNGYVSLGDFKQAIEYHKEHLSIVREIGVTLKMLFPLTNNILALQRKRGTQ, encoded by the exons ATGGTGGATAGAAAGTTGGATGTTTTGGAACAGCATATGAAAGGGCTTAGCATTGCGAATATAGAGGGAGACAGAGCAATGGACGGTCTGGCTTGTTGGAATCTGGGCACCTATTATTATGGCATTAGCGATTTTAAACTGGCCATAAGGaattacacagaagcattaAGCATTTTTAAGGACATAGGGTTTCGGTTTTTGGAGGGGTGTGTCTATGGCGATCTCGGCATTGCCTATAACGGAATGGGCAACTTTatgcaagccatagagtaccacaaacaacagcttagtattgcaaaagaagcaaGGGATAGGGCCGGAgagggaagagcctatggcagtCTCGCCATTGACTATGACTGTACAGGCAATTATaggcaagccatagagtactgCGAAAAACAGCTCAGtgttgcaaaagaagtaggtgaTAAGACCGGGGAGGGAAAAGCCTTTAGCACTCTTGGCAATGCATGTCACAAtatgggcaattttaagcaagccttGGAGTACCACAAACAaggtcttagtattgcgaaagaagtAGGTGATAGGgtcggagaaggaagagcctatggcaatctcggaaaTGCCCATGACAGCATcggcaattttaagcaagccctAAAGTACCTCCAAGAGtgtcttagcattgcaaaagaagttgaGGATAGGGCCTGGGAAGGAGAGGCCTATGGCAATCTAGGAAATGACTATCATA aagtaggcgATAGGGCCGGTGAGAGAAGAGCCTATTGTCATCTCGGCAATGCCTTTGACAGTATAGgcgattttaagcaagccatagagtaccataaacaagatcttagcattgcaaaagaagtaggggatagagccggggagggaaaagcctatggcaatctcggaaaTGCCTATGACAGTCTGGgcgattttaagcaagccatacaGTACCACAAACAACGTCTTGAtgttgcaaaagaagtaggtgatagggccggggagggaaaaGCTTATGGGAATCTCGGCAATGGCTATGTCAGTCTGGgcgattttaagcaagccatagagtaccataaAGAACATCTTAGTATTGTGCGAGAAATTG GGGTGACCTTGAAAATGCTATTTCCTTTAacaaacaacatcttagcattgcaaaggaAACGGGGGACCCAATAG
- the LOC137973318 gene encoding tetratricopeptide repeat protein 28-like gives MLGCAHEFSGSICTALNYYRLSIKYFDETRRLLQLEDSWKISFRDTKQEAYTALWRALLKNGEVIEALHAAEQGRAQALSDILKVQYRVDEKPSPEVTTKETISALSKYLPAEAVFTALEGNRISFWLLRKGSMIHFRQKEIENESAKSLMKTFEHTIAGSVVRCENRSLDQQRNDSPCLREAVQKIPPSLRLSVNCLQPLYDVLVSPIADLLHSDDLVFVPDGPFCLAPYFALSDSVRIRTVPSLTALKMIAGAPDDFSSKSEALLVGDPCLKEVAYDNGELIEQLPCAKKEVEMIGELLQTTPLTGRNATKTEVLKRMKSVGLIHIAAHGDSEFGEIALAPNPDRTSQIPEKDDFLLTMSDVNAVRLKARLVVLSCCHSGQGELKSEGVVGIARAFLCAGARSVLVSLWAIDDEATLLFMKCFYQHLADRKSVSLALHHAMKSLRETTEYSAVKYWAPFVLIGDDVTFEFGQHELEKSETASKT, from the exons ATGCTAGGTTGTGCCCATGAATTTTCTGGCTCAATCTGCACAGCTCTTAATTACTATCGCttgagcataaaatattttgatgaaacaaggcgACTTCTTCAGTTAGAAGATTcgtggaaaataagctttcgtgacaCAAAACAAGAGGCGTACACAGCTCTGTGGAGAGcacttttgaagaatggagaggtcATTGAGGCTCTGCATGCCgctgagcaaggacgagcacaggctttgtCAGATATTTTGAAGGTGCAATATAGGGTTGATGAAAAACCTTCCCCAGAAGTTACCACAAAGGAAACTATCTCCGCTTTATCAAAATATCTACCTGCAGAAGCAgttttcacagcacttgaagGAAACAGAATCAGTTTCTGGCTGCTGAGAAAAGGAAGCATGATACACTTTAGgcaaaaggaaattgaaaatgaaagtgCTAAATCACTGATGAAAACTTTTGAGCATACAATTGCTGGGTCTGTTGTTCGCTGTGAGAATCGCTCGCTTGACCAACAACGCAACGACTCCCCTTGCCTTAGAGAAGCCGTCCAGAAAATCCCTCCGTCCTTGAGGCTCTCCGTCAACTGTTTGCAGCCattgtatgatgtcttagtcAGTCCCATTGCAGACTTGCTCCACAGTGATGACTTAgtctttgttcctgatggaccattttgcttggctccttATTTTGCATTGAGTGACTCTGTTAGGATCCGCACTGTTCCCTCACTGACAGCTTTAAAAATGATCGCCGGTGCACCTGACGACTTCTCTAGTAAGAGTGAAGCGCTGCTAGTGGGAGATCCTTGTTTAAAGGAAGTCGCTTATGACAATGGCGAGCTAATTGAACAGTTACCGTGCGCAAAGAAAGAGGTGGAGATGattggagaacttctgcagacTACGCCTCTCACTGGAAGGAATGCAACTAAAActgaggtgctgaaaagaatgaagtcCGTTGGtttaatccacattgctgcacatggAGATTCCGAATTTGGAGAAATCGCTTTGGCTCCAAATCCAGACCGCACATCCCAGATTCCCGAAAAGGACGATTTCTTGTTAACAATGAGTGATGTTAATGCAGTTCGTCTTAAGGCAAGACTTGTTGTGCTGAGTTGCTGTCACAGTGGTCAGGGAGAGCTGAAATCTGAGGGTGTGGTGGGAATAGCCAGGGCCTTCCTctgtgctggtgcccggtctgttctggtgtcactTTGGGCGATTGATGACGAGGCGACTTTACTGTTTATGAAATGTTTCtaccaacacttggcagatagaaaaagtgTCAGTTTagctcttcaccatgctatgaaatctcttcggGAGACAACGGAGTATTCCGCAGTAaaatactgggcgccatttgtgctaattggcgatgatgtcacgttCGAATTTGGCCAACACGAACTCGAAAAGAGTG aaacggcgtctaaaacgtga